In one window of Canis lupus baileyi chromosome 12, mCanLup2.hap1, whole genome shotgun sequence DNA:
- the LOC140601958 gene encoding kanadaptin-like: MADSPSPSESLASQERSDDFKKPTLPVPPVVRGKAPATSPANPEEVKKERPTALPEPDPGEPDVPPVQPDSGDTRSPPTEQPRPPSAAPSAGGPARAPPYREPPWGGPASAPYSLETLKGGTILGTRSLKGTSCCLFGRLSSCDVCLEHPSVSRYHAVLQHRAAGLEGECDGQGPGFYLYDLGSTHGTFLNKTRISPRTYRRVHVGHVLRFGGSTRLFLLQGPEEDREAESELTVTQLKELRKQQQMMLEKKMLGEDSDEEEVDTTERKRNTSSQDDEMGCTWGMEVPA; the protein is encoded by the exons ATGGCTGATAGTCCCTCTCCGTCCGAGTCGCTGGCTTCGCAAGAGCGCAGTGATGACTtcaagaaaccaaccctgccggTGCCCCCGGTCGTGCGGGGCAAAGCTCCGGCCACCAGTCCTGCGAACCCTGAGGAGGTAAAGAAGGAAAGGCCCACGGCGCTGCCAGAGCCCGACCCCGGGGAGCCCGACGTCCCGCCAGTCCAGCCCGACAGCGGGGACACCAGGAGTCCACCGACGGAGCAGCCGCGGCCCCCCTCAGCGGCTCCTTCAGCTGGCGGCCCGGCCCGGGCTCCCCCTTACCGGGAGCCGCCGTGGGGCGGCCCCGCCTCGGCCCCCTACAGCCTAGAGACGCTCAAGGGCGGCACCATCCTTGGCACCCGCAGCTTGAAAGGGACGAGTTGCTGCCTCTTCGGGAGGCTGTCTAGCTGCGACGTGTGCCTGGAGCACCCTTCGGTGTCCCGGTACCACGCCGTGCTGCAGCACAGGGCGGCCGGCCTCGAAGGAGAATGCGACGGCCAAGGGCCGGGCTTCTACCTTTACGATCTGGGAAGCACCCACGGCACTTTTCTTAACAAAACCCGCATCTCACCCCGCACCTATCGTCGCGTCCACGTCGGGCACGTTCTTCGCTTTGGAGGCAGCACCCGGCTCTTTCTTCTTCAG GGACCAGAGGAAGACCGAGAGGCAGAATCCGAGCTGACCGTAACGCAACTGAAGGAATTGCGCAAGCAGCAGCAAATGATGTTGGAGAAGAAGATGTTGGGAGAAGACTCGGATGAGGAAGAAGTGGACACCACcgaaaggaagagaaatactaGTAGTCAAGATGATGAAATGGGCTGTACCTGGGGAATGG AAGTTCCAGCATGA